A portion of the Calliphora vicina chromosome 5, idCalVici1.1, whole genome shotgun sequence genome contains these proteins:
- the LOC135960982 gene encoding uncharacterized protein LOC135960982 yields the protein MKTLFGIRSNIAIIVVAAIYLIVSLNTSINGISNFQEFLSEEHTPHGYLLINTDTKSFHIFTLFLSLSCLISSILLILGIVEKRHVILQPWLIVNMALMAILTSGFFYLLYLLVQVFHSSWKNVCGLLLAIFINITVMAFHDYLWNGVYYLYKTLQRESRRLYRVIDNEDDDLVHVV from the exons ATGAAAACACTATTTGGCATACGCAGCAATATTGCTATCATTGTAGTGGCTGCCATATATTTAATAGTCTCACTCAATACCAGCATAAATGGAATAAGTAATTTTCAAGAATTTCTATCTGAGGAACATACACCACATGGCTATCTGCTTATAAACACCGATAcaa AATCTTTTCACATATTTACATTGTTCCTTAGCTTGAGTTGTTTAATATCAtcgattttattaattttgggcATTGTTGAA AAACGTCATGTCATACTGCAGCCCTGGTTAATTGTTAATATGGCTTTAATGGCCATTTTGACAAGTggctttttctatttattgtatttactgGTTCAAGTTTTTCATAGCAGTTGGAAGAATGTCTGCGGTTTACTATTggcaatttttattaatataacagTCATGG CATTTCATGACTATCTTTGGAATGGCGTATACTATTTGTACAAAACGTTGCAAAGAGAATCGAGGCGTCTGTATCGTGTCATAGATAATGAAGATGATGACTTAGTCCATGTAgtgtaa